From the Pseudomonas syringae KCTC 12500 genome, the window TGCAGATAGTCCGCGAACTGCGTAGCGCTGGGCCTGTCCGGCGCAGCAGGCAAGAGTCGCCTGCTCGTATTGCTGATGGTCGCGTATTCACGCTCTACCGCGCCGTCGACTTTTTCCTTCGTCACCGCTCCCTTGCGCTTGTCGATAGGATCAATGTCGTCGGCATGAATCTCTGCGGCCAGAGCCATTTGGCCGTACTGAATGCGTGCCGGGAGGTACCGCTCCGGCTTATTCTCGCCATCCAGGCGAATCTCCCGGCGAGGCCAGGACAGTGCCTGATCACCGGTGGATTTGCGTCCCTTCCAGGTCATGCCGTCCATCACTAAGGCGGCCCGGCGCAAAACAGCCTCTTGCGCAGCCTCGTCAGCCGGAATGGCCGCACCGAATTTTCCGGCATAGATGACCAGTTCAGCGGCAGTGGCGTAGCTTTCAGCATCCGGCACGCCGGTGCCGTCCTCGATGATGAGCATGACTTATTCCTTGGTTTCGTTCAGGCGATCTGCTTCGGCCTTGGCCTGAGCCTCATCACCAGCAAAGTCGCTGAATCGTACACCGTCACGGGTGATGATGATCCACTGGTTATCTGCTTCCAGCTTGGGGATGTAGACCGGTTCTTCCTTGGTGCCATCCTTCTGGGTGCCATTGGACTCAGGCTTGGTTGGGCCTTTGCCCGGCTTTGCAGAAGTTTTGTCAGCGGCCTTGGCCTTGCCTTTCACCGGCGTCTTGCGTGTCTCGATCTCCACCTCAATCTCGACCGCCTTGTAGGCATCGACAATTTCCGGGTAATCGCCAACCACTGTGACCTTGGTCACGCCGCGTTCGACGTTCCGGAACAGATCCGGGTTGCGATAGCGCTTGTTGGGATCGAAGTCGCCGCGCTGGTTGCTATAAACGAGTTCCATGATGTTCTCCCTGGCGGCCATTTCTGACCGCACCTGTAGGATGGCTTATGCAGCCGGAGTGAGTTCGATCATCACGCCAGCAGTGACCTTGTCGCTGGCAGAGTGCTTGACCCAGTTGGCGGACGAGCCGACAGCAGCGAGCGATGGATTCGCACCGCCGGCAGTTTCCTTCCAGCTGTAACCCAGAACATCGATGTTCACGACGCCTTCAGCGCGGTAGCCGATGCCGAGGTTTTCCTCATCGTTGACTTCATAGGAGCGGAAGCCAGGCGCCTGGGATTCGGTGATGGTCACGGCGCTTGGCAGCAGGCCGAAGATCACGTCAACCGGGGCGGTATCGGTAACCAGTACCGGCTTGCCCAGGGTGCCTGGCAGGCCGCCGTAGATCACGACACCCGCCTCTTCGTACAGCTTGTTGGTGATGGCTTCGTCGACGATGTCGAAGTATGCCGACGAGTGCATGACCCACAGCGCGATACGGCCGAATTTGTCGCCGAACTTGCGCATGCCGCGAGTCAGCGTCTTCTTGCCGTCGGTCTCGATGCTGGCTTCAACGACCATTGCAGGGTTGGAGCCGATCGAAGCGCGCAGCGCGGCAGTTGCGTACTGCACGAAGCCTTCAAGGGTTGCGTCTGCAACGTCTTGGCCGATGATCTGGGAGAACTCGTCTACCGGGCGACCGCGACGCTTGAACGCCTCTTCGGTCGTCTGATACGGGCCGTACTTCCACGGAGCCTTGACGCCGACTGCCTCACCGGCGCCGATTTTCTTGGCGACGACTTTGGCTTCGGAGTTGACGTCACGGTGATCCAGCGAACCTGCCAGCTTGTAGAAGGCACGTTTGCGGAAGTCGCCTTCGATCAGCTCGTTGTCGAGGATGATTGCGCCGTTGGAGGACGCGTTGAAGATGTCTAGGTTGTCCTGAACACGTTCCAGGTATGCGGTCTGAGCCTCATCGTTGTAGATGATCAGATCGCTGTTCACAGTTGTTGCCATGGGTGAATCCCCTTACTTGGGCAAATTGAGGTATGCGGTTTGGCCGTGCTTGCGCTGGTAGTCGCGCTTTTGCGTGGCTGTCATTTCGGAGCGCTTCAGTGCAGCCTGGCCGCCACCCCCGCCCGGGGCATTCGTACCCGAGGCCCTTGGCCACAGGTGAGGAGCGCTTTCGCGCAAGGATTCCGCCCATTCGAGCGGGGTCAGAGGGGTCTTGCCGTCCTTGCCGAGAATGGTCTGACCAGACTCATCAACGGCGACCGCTTCGCCCTCTTCGTTCAGTGAGAACACGCCTTTGGCGCGCAGGATGATGTCGTCGGTTGCTTCAGGCAGCGCGCCGGCTTTGAGGGCTGCACCGCGCACCGAGTCGCCCAGGACCTTGCCCTGGAACTTGGCGGCGAATGTTTCAGCCTTCGTCGCGCGCTCGCTGATTGCCTTCAACTGCTTCTCATAGTCGCCTCGCAGACGCTCGGTGCGCTTGTTGAATACCTCGTCCACCTTGCCCTCTGT encodes:
- a CDS encoding major capsid protein, producing MATTVNSDLIIYNDEAQTAYLERVQDNLDIFNASSNGAIILDNELIEGDFRKRAFYKLAGSLDHRDVNSEAKVVAKKIGAGEAVGVKAPWKYGPYQTTEEAFKRRGRPVDEFSQIIGQDVADATLEGFVQYATAALRASIGSNPAMVVEASIETDGKKTLTRGMRKFGDKFGRIALWVMHSSAYFDIVDEAITNKLYEEAGVVIYGGLPGTLGKPVLVTDTAPVDVIFGLLPSAVTITESQAPGFRSYEVNDEENLGIGYRAEGVVNIDVLGYSWKETAGGANPSLAAVGSSANWVKHSASDKVTAGVMIELTPAA
- a CDS encoding CTP synthase, coding for MELVYSNQRGDFDPNKRYRNPDLFRNVERGVTKVTVVGDYPEIVDAYKAVEIEVEIETRKTPVKGKAKAADKTSAKPGKGPTKPESNGTQKDGTKEEPVYIPKLEADNQWIIITRDGVRFSDFAGDEAQAKAEADRLNETKE
- a CDS encoding DnaT-like ssDNA-binding protein, translated to MLIIEDGTGVPDAESYATAAELVIYAGKFGAAIPADEAAQEAVLRRAALVMDGMTWKGRKSTGDQALSWPRREIRLDGENKPERYLPARIQYGQMALAAEIHADDIDPIDKRKGAVTKEKVDGAVEREYATISNTSRRLLPAAPDRPSATQFADYLQRRGLFAVRV